In Alteromonas naphthalenivorans, one DNA window encodes the following:
- a CDS encoding VPA1269 family protein — MSRSSKFYSFEEAKVAAKRLCISSLIDYNLRYKSDPLLPSSPATRYKDEWRGWDNYLGKPSTYFYSTYAEAQKSAKNLGIKSKTAYAYIRKEDPLLPSRPDTIYPNEWGGWKQFLGANWTLYPTHEEARQATVKLGIQGRVDYINRYKQDPRLPSSPESKYKNNWQGWEYFTGVAKRNKEPLEPPQKKYIAGSEAPYPNLGEAQQATQRLSINTHIEYRELYKVDPRLPSAPDERYRSDWISWSHFLRNELPLYTFKEARKVIAELGLKRASGYMLEKERNPRLPSNPRKYFASEWVSWKDFLGQQMLGLSEAKKVVRKLNITTFTEYQHRYKEVDNLPSSPYKFYNEEWLGWSDFVGFPEKRLYTAYKDAKNAAARLGIANSMEYVSRYQEDPRLPQCPLKQYPSDWRGWKQFLLPYMISTLDELKRACKILQIRNSKHYREIRSEFPFLPSKPDKKFADEWVSWFQLLDIPTPYDFKTAREITHNYKITTINAYKQLCIRLADPRLPRTPHEVYKEQGWIHWYDYFGTPAPYKVRYFDPELTGWGEYICEFLKSARAGDTKEKDLCEFVREYIVPQKLPYSPLDFLVVKDPPVNAFVDLLNTTSVTRKKKWLASVTEFLKWILETYLTIEDPDTGEISRVGNARNPFRYVNFDSEIAPPIYRGETDKLALPYEYTKRSRDWIFPPDAHLANTSYAELVHLHNFAGDWEYLSEEDEIDASDADCITKEVNGKKYLWNPCHWTYTYALMQLPARGRQIVYCDSGEADFEIAQFEDKKLHWVINEGPLKGQTNRQAMVSQSSRGEFGVYYTSNKTHLHGKGYSIPYIPTELAYWLIKLRNWQQKFNPIKKATLWLDCKRTYLNDNQRKNKGANCFLFREFKGFEPGHFSGRLANRLAAALFFSGKAEVSNAQFKETSYRQWVEDSVCPEREFINISHFDSLYTPHAMRVSLINSYVNEFGLPIEVVMKLAGHSSIIMTVVYLKSDKSGLNLHKKMSKGEKIALQNSSETIQRQIENQRIEECIGQLTAKDPNFLSSLNNNRPSSSYLFKDYGICPVGGAFCHEGGSFSGPKSNVRLPVTAGHLGEQNCIACRFFITGPAFIGGLAALGNEVSYCVHEQSQKHSSLLELLDSKVEKIDMLSHEIYENMKNGEPTDKAEEQKSKLQSDRRKLNSEIESRAKKLDLLMNDLNMIYHHLENCQKLINAPSPKQTTKSYQLIKSADFEVKLEAIEASLFHQLCEVCENAEIYQSCLPSTAVTKRSQMLDKMMKNNNVSPTFFELNEEEQLKIGNQMVELMLVKLSSWEKLDRLMEGALSFDDLTIENCHLRKEISDIFSVSVKQLGSNE, encoded by the coding sequence ATGAGTAGAAGTTCTAAATTTTATAGCTTTGAAGAAGCTAAAGTCGCCGCAAAGAGACTCTGCATCTCCAGCCTGATAGACTATAATCTCAGGTACAAAAGCGATCCACTTCTTCCTAGTAGCCCAGCAACGAGATATAAAGATGAATGGCGAGGGTGGGATAATTATTTGGGAAAGCCCAGTACTTATTTCTACTCGACTTATGCAGAAGCTCAGAAGAGTGCAAAAAATCTAGGTATAAAATCCAAGACAGCGTACGCCTATATACGAAAAGAAGATCCTCTTTTACCATCACGACCAGATACTATTTACCCGAATGAGTGGGGTGGATGGAAGCAATTTTTAGGTGCTAATTGGACCTTATACCCGACTCATGAAGAGGCTCGACAAGCTACTGTTAAACTAGGAATCCAGGGTCGCGTTGATTACATAAACAGGTATAAACAAGATCCTAGATTACCCTCATCTCCAGAGTCAAAATATAAGAATAATTGGCAAGGCTGGGAATACTTCACAGGTGTTGCAAAGCGCAATAAAGAACCACTAGAGCCACCTCAAAAAAAATATATCGCTGGCTCCGAAGCACCATATCCAAACTTAGGTGAAGCCCAGCAAGCGACGCAGCGTTTATCAATAAATACACATATAGAATATCGAGAGCTTTATAAAGTAGACCCCCGACTACCTAGTGCACCAGATGAAAGATATAGAAGTGACTGGATATCATGGTCCCACTTTTTGCGAAATGAGTTACCTTTATATACCTTCAAAGAAGCGCGCAAAGTAATCGCTGAATTGGGTTTAAAACGTGCCAGTGGATACATGCTAGAAAAGGAAAGAAATCCTAGGTTGCCGAGCAATCCTAGAAAATATTTCGCTTCCGAATGGGTATCGTGGAAAGACTTTTTAGGCCAGCAAATGCTCGGCTTAAGTGAAGCAAAAAAAGTGGTGAGAAAGCTGAATATCACTACGTTTACAGAATACCAGCATCGGTATAAAGAGGTAGACAATTTACCGTCATCCCCTTATAAATTTTATAATGAAGAATGGCTTGGGTGGAGCGACTTCGTTGGCTTTCCTGAAAAGCGACTGTACACAGCTTACAAGGATGCTAAGAATGCTGCTGCAAGACTGGGGATCGCCAATAGCATGGAGTATGTGTCGCGATATCAAGAAGATCCGCGGCTACCGCAATGTCCACTTAAGCAATATCCATCAGATTGGCGAGGGTGGAAACAGTTTTTATTGCCCTACATGATAAGCACACTTGATGAACTCAAACGCGCGTGCAAAATCCTCCAAATCCGCAATTCAAAACATTATCGTGAAATCAGGTCAGAATTCCCTTTTTTACCCTCAAAGCCAGATAAAAAGTTTGCTGATGAGTGGGTAAGCTGGTTTCAACTGCTAGACATACCTACGCCATATGATTTTAAAACAGCTAGAGAAATAACTCATAATTACAAGATTACAACGATAAATGCATACAAACAGTTGTGCATTAGGCTAGCCGACCCTCGCCTACCCAGAACGCCCCATGAAGTATACAAAGAACAAGGCTGGATTCATTGGTATGACTACTTCGGGACCCCTGCACCATACAAAGTGAGGTATTTTGATCCTGAACTAACAGGCTGGGGAGAATATATTTGTGAATTCCTAAAGTCTGCCCGCGCAGGTGATACTAAGGAAAAGGATCTATGTGAATTTGTTCGAGAATATATTGTCCCGCAAAAACTCCCTTATTCGCCTCTCGATTTTCTTGTGGTAAAAGATCCTCCAGTAAATGCTTTTGTTGATTTACTTAACACCACATCGGTCACAAGGAAAAAGAAGTGGCTGGCCTCTGTAACGGAGTTCTTAAAATGGATCCTAGAAACTTACTTGACGATAGAAGATCCTGATACCGGAGAAATTAGCCGGGTTGGGAACGCCAGAAATCCATTCCGCTATGTTAATTTCGACAGCGAAATTGCTCCCCCTATCTATCGTGGCGAGACTGATAAACTAGCATTACCCTATGAATATACAAAGCGATCAAGAGATTGGATTTTTCCTCCCGATGCGCACCTTGCGAACACCAGCTATGCGGAACTTGTGCACTTGCATAACTTTGCGGGCGATTGGGAGTATCTTTCTGAAGAAGATGAAATAGACGCCTCAGATGCCGATTGTATTACTAAGGAGGTCAATGGAAAAAAGTATTTATGGAATCCTTGTCATTGGACATATACCTACGCACTCATGCAACTCCCCGCCAGAGGACGACAAATTGTATACTGTGACTCAGGTGAAGCTGATTTTGAAATCGCTCAATTTGAGGATAAAAAGCTACACTGGGTGATCAATGAAGGTCCCCTTAAAGGTCAAACTAATCGTCAGGCAATGGTAAGTCAATCGAGTCGAGGGGAGTTCGGTGTCTATTACACGTCAAATAAGACGCACCTTCACGGTAAAGGCTACTCAATACCATATATTCCTACAGAATTAGCTTACTGGCTAATTAAACTTCGAAATTGGCAGCAGAAATTTAACCCTATCAAAAAAGCCACACTTTGGCTCGATTGTAAACGAACATATTTGAATGATAATCAAAGAAAAAATAAAGGAGCAAACTGCTTTTTGTTCAGAGAGTTTAAAGGTTTCGAACCTGGTCATTTTAGTGGGCGATTAGCAAACCGGTTAGCCGCGGCGCTTTTCTTCTCGGGTAAAGCAGAAGTATCGAATGCCCAATTCAAAGAAACTAGTTACCGCCAATGGGTAGAAGATAGTGTTTGTCCAGAGAGGGAGTTTATTAACATAAGTCACTTTGACTCTCTGTACACTCCACATGCTATGAGGGTTAGCTTGATTAACTCCTATGTAAATGAATTTGGATTGCCTATAGAAGTTGTAATGAAGTTAGCTGGTCACTCCTCTATCATCATGACGGTTGTTTATTTAAAAAGTGACAAATCGGGGTTAAATCTTCATAAAAAAATGAGCAAGGGGGAAAAAATCGCCCTTCAGAATTCGAGTGAAACCATACAACGTCAAATAGAAAATCAACGTATTGAGGAGTGTATAGGGCAGTTAACTGCTAAAGACCCTAATTTTCTAAGCTCCCTAAATAATAACCGACCAAGTAGTAGTTACCTGTTTAAGGATTATGGTATATGCCCTGTCGGTGGAGCCTTTTGTCACGAAGGGGGGAGTTTTTCAGGTCCAAAAAGTAATGTCAGACTACCTGTAACTGCTGGTCACTTGGGTGAGCAAAACTGCATCGCTTGTAGGTTTTTTATAACAGGACCTGCATTCATTGGTGGACTTGCAGCATTAGGCAACGAAGTAAGCTATTGTGTTCATGAACAATCGCAAAAACATTCCTCTCTCTTGGAACTACTTGATAGCAAGGTAGAAAAAATCGATATGCTATCTCATGAAATTTATGAAAATATGAAGAACGGAGAGCCCACTGATAAAGCCGAAGAACAGAAATCTAAACTGCAATCTGATCGACGTAAGTTGAACTCAGAAATCGAAAGTAGAGCGAAAAAACTCGACCTGTTAATGAATGACCTCAATATGATTTACCATCACCTTGAGAATTGTCAAAAGTTGATTAACGCACCTTCTCCAAAGCAAACTACTAAATCTTACCAATTGATTAAATCGGCAGACTTTGAAGTAAAACTCGAAGCTATCGAAGCTTCATTATTTCATCAGTTATGCGAAGTCTGTGAAAACGCAGAAATATACCAGAGCTGCTTACCAAGTACAGCGGTTACCAAGCGCTCACAAATGTTAGATAAAATGATGAAAAACAACAATGTTAGCCCGACTTTTTTTGAGCTTAATGAGGAAGAACAGTTAAAAATCGGAAATCAAATGGTTGAGCTGATGTTGGTTAAACTAAGTTCCTGGGAGAAGCTCGACAGGCTAATGGAGGGCGCCTTATCCTTTGATGATCTCACAATTGAAAATTGCCATCTTCGTAAGGAAATTAGCGATATTTTCTCAGTATCAGTTAAGCAGCTAGGATCAAATGAATAA
- a CDS encoding transposase: MPKIYPLEVKNLVLALISSEGVSSHEAAVQTGTSYSTVRRWVREANIAVAANKNKYILKQLESRLKDVSEEREVLKRAAIIFAKELSKTY, translated from the coding sequence ATGCCTAAGATATACCCTCTAGAAGTGAAAAACTTGGTATTAGCTTTGATTTCTAGTGAAGGTGTAAGCTCGCATGAGGCCGCTGTTCAAACAGGGACCTCTTATAGTACCGTGAGACGATGGGTTCGAGAGGCCAATATTGCTGTAGCAGCTAATAAAAATAAATACATTCTGAAGCAACTGGAGTCGAGGCTTAAAGATGTCTCCGAAGAGAGGGAGGTATTGAAAAGGGCCGCTATAATTTTTGCAAAGGAGCTTTCGAAGACTTACTAG
- the gmtX gene encoding gamma-mobile-trio protein GmtX — protein MNKKNAIPNEVLACLKEGKSKRVKSSLDAIYKACEDQVKAGTLDFSYSNIALTGKPFGVPAAQSIRNKTGEVYRTLIAAFAKQNEAARRSTMRGHNCSWIDEIEDPVLRLQVKMLDAERRKAEELAREVVPVSQVIEVYDGVATSYANGKLNLQEREALEYLMSNEFLRRFNLAVGKSGSVVDSATGKTFFPVATFDALAKAIENL, from the coding sequence ATGAATAAAAAGAATGCAATACCAAATGAGGTTCTAGCTTGTCTAAAAGAAGGAAAATCTAAGCGTGTAAAGAGCTCCTTAGATGCAATATACAAAGCATGCGAAGATCAAGTGAAAGCTGGTACGTTAGATTTTAGTTACAGTAATATAGCTCTTACCGGAAAGCCATTCGGTGTTCCAGCAGCGCAAAGCATTAGAAACAAAACGGGAGAAGTTTATCGCACGTTGATAGCAGCATTTGCGAAACAGAATGAAGCTGCAAGAAGATCTACAATGAGAGGGCATAATTGTTCATGGATAGACGAGATTGAAGATCCTGTATTGAGATTACAAGTTAAAATGCTCGATGCTGAAAGGAGGAAAGCAGAAGAGCTTGCGAGAGAAGTTGTGCCTGTTAGTCAGGTGATTGAAGTATATGATGGCGTCGCAACATCGTACGCAAACGGAAAGCTCAACCTCCAGGAAAGAGAAGCATTGGAATATCTGATGTCTAATGAATTTTTAAGACGCTTTAATCTTGCAGTTGGGAAAAGTGGTAGTGTTGTAGACTCGGCAACCGGTAAAACATTTTTCCCTGTGGCAACCTTTGATGCGCTGGCCAAAGCAATTGAAAATCTTTGA
- the gmtY gene encoding gamma-mobile-trio recombinase GmtY — MPYVIKKLVEYRADKSGRSLTLPALFTESGLLLSHLRFLFARYTKSLSWREKSVQAIKLLLEYINANQESFSTSTELLRSFSLSLSVGTIDTLGDDPSGLYWKPKRVEIVNALLGHINAYCDHLGFLNGTELPTISPFRKASTAEQRLLWCSYYRRQANLFLNHLSSPQSQPEMFSVREIRSNNPHMFAIESSKRFPDEQLNRLLESGLRLKRKVQDGSRIKAVDEPDYCAHLIVLLMHYGGLRLSECFHIYVEDVSIDTTDNSAIVSVFHPSDGHAPEMQFNNRAHYLNVKYGLQPRNLYPKSKTIHSGWKTPLLTSKNRSFTVLFFPHQAAILFLLTLQKYLASGQRPSTSEHPYLFCNRRGGPETRKNFKDKYDRALERISLTPSKVSGLSPHAHRHSYGYRLKNAGLTNTTIQKSMHHKSPVSSNTYTQPNEDDVRKLMRNIANE, encoded by the coding sequence ATGCCATACGTCATCAAAAAGCTAGTCGAATATAGGGCAGATAAATCTGGCAGATCCTTAACTTTGCCTGCACTCTTTACCGAGTCGGGTTTGCTCCTATCCCATCTAAGATTTCTGTTCGCACGATATACTAAATCCCTTAGTTGGCGTGAAAAAAGTGTTCAGGCAATTAAGTTGCTACTTGAATATATCAACGCGAATCAAGAAAGCTTTTCAACATCTACTGAATTACTTCGTTCTTTCTCTTTAAGTTTGTCTGTTGGAACAATTGATACTTTGGGTGATGACCCATCAGGCTTATATTGGAAACCTAAGCGAGTTGAAATAGTTAACGCGCTTTTAGGTCACATAAACGCGTATTGTGATCACTTAGGTTTCCTCAATGGTACTGAGCTACCCACCATAAGTCCCTTTAGAAAAGCAAGTACAGCCGAACAGCGTCTGCTATGGTGCAGCTACTATCGGCGTCAAGCCAACCTTTTTCTAAATCACCTATCTTCTCCACAATCGCAACCAGAAATGTTTTCCGTTAGAGAAATACGATCCAATAACCCCCATATGTTTGCGATTGAATCTTCGAAACGATTTCCAGATGAGCAACTAAACCGATTACTCGAGTCTGGCTTACGACTTAAAAGAAAGGTTCAAGACGGAAGCCGCATTAAGGCTGTTGATGAGCCCGATTACTGCGCTCACCTTATCGTTCTTCTTATGCATTATGGAGGACTTCGATTGTCAGAATGCTTTCATATTTACGTAGAAGATGTGTCAATTGATACCACGGATAACTCGGCAATAGTATCGGTTTTCCATCCAAGCGACGGCCATGCTCCTGAAATGCAATTCAATAACAGAGCTCATTATCTAAATGTAAAATACGGGCTCCAACCTAGAAATCTGTACCCAAAATCTAAAACTATACATTCTGGTTGGAAAACTCCATTGTTAACATCGAAGAATCGCTCCTTTACTGTGCTTTTTTTCCCTCATCAAGCTGCAATCCTCTTTCTTCTAACATTGCAAAAATATTTAGCATCTGGTCAGCGTCCTAGTACCTCTGAACATCCTTACTTGTTTTGTAATCGTCGAGGGGGGCCAGAGACCAGAAAGAACTTTAAGGACAAATATGACCGTGCGTTAGAGCGGATCAGTCTGACTCCTTCAAAAGTATCAGGACTATCTCCACACGCTCACAGACATAGCTACGGATATAGACTAAAAAACGCTGGGCTGACTAATACAACAATTCAAAAAAGTATGCATCACAAAAGCCCGGTGAGCAGCAACACCTATACCCAGCCAAATGAAGACGATGTTCGAAAATTAATGAGGAACATTGCAAATGAGTAG
- the greB gene encoding transcription elongation factor GreB, with protein MKTKLITRAGYQRLVQEHDHLWFEKRPEITKIVTWAAGLGDRSENADYTFNKRLLRQIDRRVRYLRKLLPELKIVDYSAEQEGKVFFGAWVEIENYEGEVKRFRIVGPEEIYDDQKKYISIDSPMARALLGKQIDEDFGVTTPDGFKLWYINSIKYEKK; from the coding sequence GTGAAAACTAAGCTAATTACGCGAGCTGGGTACCAGAGACTTGTTCAGGAACACGACCATTTATGGTTTGAAAAACGTCCTGAAATAACAAAAATTGTGACCTGGGCTGCAGGTTTAGGAGATCGTTCAGAAAATGCTGATTACACCTTTAACAAACGATTGCTTCGCCAAATTGATAGGCGCGTGCGGTACTTACGTAAATTACTACCTGAACTTAAAATTGTTGACTACTCGGCTGAGCAAGAAGGCAAGGTATTTTTCGGTGCATGGGTTGAGATAGAAAACTATGAAGGTGAGGTAAAGCGTTTTAGGATTGTTGGTCCAGAAGAAATTTACGATGATCAGAAGAAGTATATTTCGATTGACTCACCAATGGCCAGGGCTTTGCTCGGAAAGCAAATTGACGAAGATTTTGGGGTTACGACACCGGATGGCTTCAAGCTGTGGTACATAAACTCAATAAAATATGAAAAAAAGTGA
- a CDS encoding helix-turn-helix domain-containing protein: MAFKNPLPQRLREARQRADISQKNLGIRIGMEPSSASGRMNHYEKGRHIPDLQTLKHLAEELDVPLNYFFCETEEMAKLVKIFYQMDKERQSELLRILEQKVSQLDKSK; encoded by the coding sequence TTGGCATTTAAGAATCCTCTGCCTCAGCGCCTCAGGGAAGCTAGACAAAGAGCTGATATATCTCAAAAAAATTTGGGAATTAGAATTGGTATGGAGCCGAGCTCTGCGAGTGGGCGAATGAACCACTATGAAAAGGGGCGGCACATTCCTGATCTACAAACTCTAAAGCATTTAGCTGAAGAGTTAGATGTCCCCCTCAATTACTTTTTCTGTGAAACAGAAGAAATGGCCAAACTTGTCAAAATTTTTTACCAGATGGATAAGGAACGGCAATCAGAGCTTCTAAGAATCCTTGAACAAAAAGTTTCTCAGCTAGACAAATCAAAGTAA
- the istB gene encoding IS21-like element ISShfr5 family helper ATPase IstB: MNQQVNNQLSNLKLSGIRDALLQQYEQPNLYVEQSFEERLSLLLEHEITQRDQRKIDRLTRQAKFRVGGTLAQLNYGAARQLDKTQIRSLAQGEWLRLHQNILITGATGCGKTYLACALGQNHCQQGSSVYYFRLKELLEKMFLAQADGSYRKLINKLSSANLLILDDWGLEPLTAQQRSDLLELIDARYDTKSTLIASQLPIENWYEMIGESTHADAILDRLVHGAIKLELKGESMRKN, translated from the coding sequence ATCAATCAACAAGTCAATAACCAGTTAAGTAACTTAAAGCTAAGCGGTATACGTGATGCACTATTGCAGCAATATGAGCAACCCAATCTATACGTAGAACAAAGTTTCGAAGAGCGGCTAAGTTTATTGCTTGAGCATGAAATAACACAGCGTGACCAGCGTAAAATTGATCGCTTAACTCGTCAAGCAAAGTTCAGAGTTGGCGGCACACTGGCTCAACTAAACTATGGCGCAGCACGACAACTCGATAAAACTCAGATCCGTTCATTAGCACAAGGTGAATGGCTTCGCCTTCATCAAAACATCTTGATCACGGGCGCAACGGGGTGTGGCAAAACTTACCTCGCTTGCGCGCTTGGTCAAAACCACTGCCAACAAGGGAGTAGCGTTTATTATTTTAGGCTTAAAGAGCTATTAGAAAAGATGTTCTTAGCGCAAGCCGATGGTAGTTATCGAAAACTGATCAACAAGCTTAGCTCTGCCAATTTACTGATCCTAGATGATTGGGGATTAGAGCCATTAACAGCTCAACAACGCAGTGATTTACTGGAATTAATTGATGCGAGATATGACACAAAATCGACCTTAATTGCCAGCCAATTACCGATAGAAAATTGGTATGAAATGATCGGAGAATCGACACATGCTGATGCGATCCTAGATCGGCTTGTTCACGGAGCAATAAAGTTGGAATTAAAAGGCGAATCGATGCGAAAAAACTAA
- a CDS encoding AAA family ATPase: MQALTKIGFGNFKAFKEYQSADLSPISLFFGYNNSGKSSILRAIKFLSDSYKNQGCKQYTPSKLDYTSQSIRGASHQELAHSKKSGIEFFLGWGSEYSIKIKLIQRGLDPETIEEISIRLASEEYEFLPSLKEDASTDTFLLKGSEEIKLKLDGLYLKCSDIDFNIINKLLGHFSESVFHLNSTRAFPPREFEVGIGIPLAISPDGTGTAETIWNLSEMKSESYLDINDWLISICGREIDTEYPPISIKNGKKTVRLETIPSIKNEENTDINRVSVLDSGEGIAQALPVITLCAQAANNELGKFPIVVLEQPELHLHPDATVELAEFICRCAQKNKNARFIIETHSESFLLAIQKSLVSKNLLNKDLSCNWVYKREHSSSISKVIFDDDGYIVENWPDDVFGEIFKQTRDLIEARERNAVESS, translated from the coding sequence ATGCAAGCTTTAACAAAAATAGGATTTGGTAATTTCAAAGCTTTTAAAGAATATCAGAGCGCTGATCTTTCTCCTATTTCTTTATTCTTCGGTTATAATAATTCAGGAAAAAGCTCGATACTTAGAGCCATAAAGTTTTTATCTGATAGCTACAAAAATCAAGGGTGCAAACAGTATACACCTTCGAAGTTAGACTATACCAGCCAGTCAATTCGGGGAGCTTCACATCAGGAGTTAGCCCATTCAAAAAAGTCTGGTATCGAATTCTTCCTGGGTTGGGGTAGCGAATATTCGATTAAAATAAAACTAATTCAACGTGGATTAGATCCTGAAACTATTGAAGAAATATCGATAAGATTAGCCAGTGAAGAATATGAATTCTTACCATCTTTAAAAGAAGATGCATCCACTGACACATTCTTACTTAAAGGTTCTGAAGAAATTAAGCTAAAACTTGATGGTTTGTATTTAAAATGTTCCGACATTGACTTCAATATTATAAATAAATTATTAGGCCATTTTTCCGAATCAGTTTTTCACCTAAACTCTACGCGTGCATTTCCACCGAGAGAATTTGAAGTAGGAATCGGCATTCCACTTGCTATTTCACCTGATGGCACTGGAACTGCAGAAACTATATGGAATCTATCGGAAATGAAATCAGAATCATATTTAGATATAAATGATTGGCTCATTTCGATTTGTGGTCGTGAAATTGATACAGAATATCCTCCTATTAGCATAAAAAATGGTAAAAAGACGGTTAGGCTGGAAACTATCCCCTCAATTAAAAATGAAGAAAATACTGATATCAATAGAGTTTCAGTTTTGGACTCAGGAGAAGGAATTGCCCAGGCTCTACCAGTTATCACACTGTGTGCACAAGCCGCAAATAACGAATTGGGTAAATTTCCAATTGTTGTTTTAGAACAACCAGAACTCCATCTTCACCCTGATGCAACAGTTGAATTAGCGGAATTTATTTGTCGCTGTGCTCAAAAAAATAAGAATGCTAGGTTCATAATTGAAACTCACTCAGAAAGTTTCTTACTTGCCATACAAAAGTCTCTCGTTTCAAAAAATCTTTTAAATAAGGATTTATCTTGCAATTGGGTTTACAAGCGAGAACATTCTAGCTCTATTTCGAAAGTAATATTTGACGACGACGGTTACATCGTCGAAAACTGGCCGGATGATGTTTTTGGGGAGATATTCAAGCAGACTAGGGATCTAATTGAAGCGAGGGAGCGTAATGCGGTTGAATCTTCATAA